In Brassica napus cultivar Da-Ae chromosome A3, Da-Ae, whole genome shotgun sequence, the sequence AGCACCTTCACCACCTCTCTTCTATCTGCGCTAGACTTGCTTTTCCACGCTGCAGTTTCTTTCTGCGCCGAGTCGAGCAGGCTTTGCAGGCTCTTGAGCTTCTCAACTTCTTTTCTCATGTTGCTGTTTTCTTTCTCTGCCTCCCTAAGCCGCAGGCTTGTAACTCTCAGCTCTTCAGACAAAGTTTCAATGTCCATGTCTTGTGTTGAAGCTGCTGCTGCCTCTTCACCATGTTCATCATCCAACTCTGATGGCAAGTATCTAGCGAGCTGACTTTTTAACATAAAGATTTGGTCCTCACAAGCATCTCTCATTCTGAGTCTCTCTTTAGCTTCACGGAGCTCAATCTCAAGATCAGCGACCTTTTTGCTCAAAGACTGAAAGTCAGAGCTAACACTCACATAACCAGTAGGACAATTAATCACAGAAGAATCATCAGATTCAAGTTCAGAGTCTGTAACAGACGCAGAATCATCAGAGGGAAGTCCTCCACCAGAGCCAAGAAAGTAGTCAAAACCAGGAGCACGGCGAGAAGGAGGACGTCCTAGTCTATTAACCTCAGTGGTGAGGTCAGAGGAGGAGACGTCAGAGAAGCCAGAGCCTTGTGACTGAAGAAGCTCTGACGGAGAGGTTTTCCTCAACTCTCCGGTGATGTTCTCGTAACGCTCGGCTAGAGAACGGTACATGCGGTGAAACTCATCGACGAGGGTGAGAAGCTCAGGCCTCTTTTGGTAATACATCTCTGCCTTCTTGGCAAACGAATCTGCATCTTCTTCTATCAACTTCGCCATCCGTTTCACGCTCTTGTCCATCTCTGATCACAACCACACAATAACATTCATTATGAAAAGACTATCCAACCACTCTAAAGACACAATGAGATGGACTGACTAGTACTCACCATCGAGATTATTCTCGAGCCACTTGGAGTTTTTGAGGCCTACATGGCTATCCCACCACCATAGATGTGATTTGGTGGATTCTGCTCGTTTGATACTCTTCTTGGAACGGACCTAGCAAAACCCCAGAATCAAGAATGAGGATTGGTATAAAAATGACAAaacgtttctttctttttgtttttggatgATACCAGATCATAATCCATGGTTGCAAAGTCGATGGACCCTATGCAAAGCTGGAAACACACAAGAGACAATGATGAGACAAtggaaaaagacaaaaagaaaaaaagaagacaaataaTACAGATTTGGTGTGTCAGACTTTGTCAGAATCATGACAATTCGAAATATATATACACGGAAAAGGACAAGAAAATAAGAGAACctgacaagaagaagaagtagaagaagatgtAAAAGGGTTGCAAGGAGGAAGCAGAGGAAGATGCAAAAAGTTTTTGAGATCAAAAGATTTTATACACTTACGGTTACCTTTAAGACAACAGATATTGCGGAACTAGTACTTAGCAATCTCAACGTGGCCAAATGTTTGGTTTTGTCTCTCTGTGATCTTTAtgttatcccctatatattatttgagaagcattacaacttctttttgtagccacatgtcatcactaagatgattcttagaatcattagagaaatatgttggttcatctaattatataataagttttttattaaactaacaataaattcattattaatgtatttcattatttccttaaataaaactacgaaattgcctaatgtggttaaagtatatatatgacaattaatgattttgaataataaagatttgataaaaattagtgtatattctatcatatttgtttaattttaaactattaaataaattaaacaaccacaataaccatataataaaaaatttagatttttctatatatgttatattttgaattttgaaaaacgattataaattactaaaactgttaaaagtttcacattgaaatgattacaaaattatataagtaaaaagtataatttaattaattattaatattgatatatatatatatatcgttttaaattaaactataaaccatataaaatacataaatcttttagtttcaaaatttactttgaacaattttttggtaaaagttttgaacgaacattgacaacttatttgtttaaaattataaattattaaactattaatctcACAATAAAATTTTTGTTGTTAGTAATTTAAATCTTttgctataaaagatacaaatgatcaaaaacactatatgagtagaaatcatcatttaatagacattaatattaaaaatatactaaaatatactatgtatgttagtattatttaaatttaattacatatcctatcaaatattaaaaaaaaaatggattaataaaattgatttatatgttcacaccaatttaattatatatttaatagttactgacttttaattattcaatatatatttattatttcataatatgtaaaaatatttaatacagaaaataatttttatatataatgttcatcccgcgcaaggcgcgggtcttaacctagttaaATATGTAAAAACCAATTCCACAGTGCCCATGTGGAGATATATGAGGTTTATAATATGCAATTAGGAATGGGCACGGAGTGAATGATATTTATGATTTGCTTCCTATTCAACGGATATCTGACTTtctatttgatttgcttcggaGATCCGGAtatctaaaaaaattatgaaaatttgcAAAATTTTACGGATATTTATAGATATCTCATCAACttcctaaaaaataaaaatgtatgttctggaaaaaaaatttgtttcaaaaagatacattttttaccttttcaatgtatgattttatgaaaaattataagtttcaaaaaattaatggtgtttattgaatttctattggttaaaagttatgaaaaattgttattcacaaaaaacaatgcatatttaatgaattttcttaatatatgtgaaaaatctagaatatgcatcttttaaaaacagagggagtatataagtatgttttcaaaaaatatattttacataatataaaataaaggtTAAATTAGCGAAACTATATGTTTCATaaattttaacacaaaattttagattttttttagttttcataaagattttatatttatttcttaatttaatacattttgtaagtaattttatgaataaaattatatgttaaaataatagttatgtAAAAATACACATTGAAGACTCTATATTTAATTGCAAATATACATCTATTTGTATAAAAGTCGCAGCGGAGCGGATATCCgcttctaaattttttttggttttttcgatttgtttcgttttaaaaaaagatattgatttttcatatttgtttttttcgaAAAATTACGGATATCCGGGTTTTTTGGATCGAATCGAAACGAATTGAATCAAATTTAATGTCAAAGATTAAGGAGTTGTCATTTGACCACTCTCCCACTAATCAAACCGACTATTCATACAATTAATGGTCATCCAAGACTATTTCCTCTAcgtctattattattattatgttgcCATTAACACATTCTTGAAGGTCATCACACAGTCAGGATATCATTTTTGCAggcattaaatattttaaattgctTTTTCCTAATATTTTTGGGTCTAAAATCAggacttttttctttttaaaaatgtgtAATTTGAATGGGAAGACTTGCTCAGAATTTAGGGGAGTAAACGCGTTATCTTTGTGTTTTAAGACTCAAAAGGCCAGCCAacacaaattttgttttgtggCTCTCCA encodes:
- the LOC106435742 gene encoding protein NETWORKED 4A-like — protein: MDYDLVRSKKSIKRAESTKSHLWWWDSHVGLKNSKWLENNLDEMDKSVKRMAKLIEEDADSFAKKAEMYYQKRPELLTLVDEFHRMYRSLAERYENITGELRKTSPSELLQSQGSGFSDVSSSDLTTEVNRLGRPPSRRAPGFDYFLGSGGGLPSDDSASVTDSELESDDSSVINCPTGYVSVSSDFQSLSKKVADLEIELREAKERLRMRDACEDQIFMLKSQLARYLPSELDDEHGEEAAAASTQDMDIETLSEELRVTSLRLREAEKENSNMRKEVEKLKSLQSLLDSAQKETAAWKSKSSADRREVVKVLDRVSMLKSSLAGRDHEIRDLKTALSDAEEKIFPEKAQVKAEISKLLEEKTRRNEQFKELEALVRYLEEEIRRVTNEKTEEEERMKGEIGILTMEKTEKERCIETLTKRVSEIESEMSRLGDEMKQKDSRRIEMEKELEEVAEEKREVIRQLCFSLDYSKDECKRLRDAFPGNQPIRQSSILAS